A region from the Acidobacteriota bacterium genome encodes:
- a CDS encoding efflux RND transporter periplasmic adaptor subunit, translated as MRSAMTRNGRHGRMGWLAVGVMASLAAACTGQAANDAPSKETGPAVLDIGTENTVRVRTDDVTVGPSVSGTLTPRVQASVRAEVGGAVLLVTAEQGQGVRRGQLLARIEARTAADGVTSAESSVRSQEQALDLARRELARTEKLVSAGAVAERAVEAARNEVVRLESEVSGAKSRLTSARKTLGDATVTSPIAGVVADRPVNRGDVVAPGAPLYTIVDPSSIQLEASVPSESLSMVKVGADVTFEVRGYPGQTFSGKVDRISPTADPTTRQVPIWVTVDNRSGRLVAGLFADGRVTQASRKGLVVPTNLVSDIDASPSVLRIRDGKVERVSVTLGLVDVQNERAEIASGLSEGDVLLTGVAQGVSPGTPVRVVNRSETAASAAADAPKS; from the coding sequence ATGAGAAGCGCGATGACACGGAACGGGCGGCATGGCCGCATGGGATGGCTGGCCGTCGGCGTGATGGCATCGCTCGCCGCGGCGTGCACCGGGCAGGCGGCCAACGACGCCCCGTCGAAGGAGACGGGACCCGCGGTGCTGGACATCGGCACGGAGAACACCGTTCGCGTGAGAACCGACGATGTGACGGTGGGTCCGTCGGTGTCGGGCACGCTCACGCCGCGCGTGCAGGCGAGCGTGCGTGCCGAGGTGGGCGGTGCCGTGCTGCTCGTGACGGCGGAGCAGGGCCAGGGCGTTCGCCGCGGCCAGTTGCTGGCGCGCATCGAGGCGCGGACGGCGGCCGATGGCGTCACGTCGGCAGAGTCGTCGGTGCGCTCGCAGGAGCAGGCGCTCGACCTCGCGCGTCGCGAGCTCGCGCGTACGGAGAAGCTGGTGAGCGCGGGCGCCGTGGCCGAGCGTGCCGTCGAGGCCGCCCGCAACGAGGTCGTTCGCCTGGAATCGGAAGTGTCGGGCGCGAAGAGCCGGCTCACCAGCGCCCGCAAGACGCTCGGCGATGCCACAGTCACATCACCCATCGCCGGCGTCGTTGCAGACCGGCCGGTGAATCGGGGCGACGTCGTGGCGCCTGGCGCGCCGCTCTACACGATCGTCGATCCGTCGAGCATCCAGCTCGAGGCGTCAGTGCCATCCGAATCGTTGTCGATGGTGAAAGTGGGCGCAGACGTGACGTTCGAAGTGCGTGGTTATCCCGGGCAGACGTTCTCGGGCAAGGTGGACCGCATCAGCCCGACGGCCGACCCCACGACCCGGCAGGTACCGATCTGGGTGACGGTGGACAACCGCAGCGGCAGGCTCGTGGCGGGACTCTTCGCCGACGGGCGTGTCACGCAGGCCTCGCGCAAGGGGCTCGTCGTGCCTACCAACCTGGTGAGCGACATCGACGCGTCGCCGAGCGTGCTGCGCATCCGCGACGGCAAGGTCGAGCGCGTGTCCGTGACGCTCGGTCTCGTCGACGTCCAGAACGAGCGCGCCGAAATCGCGTCCGGGCTGTCCGAAGGCGACGTGCTGCTGACGGGCGTGGCCCAGGGCGTCTCGCCGGGTACGCCCGTCCGTGTGGTGAATCGTTCGGAGACTGCCGCGTCGGCGGCGGCTGACGCGCCCAAGTCCTAA
- a CDS encoding TolC family protein, which translates to MLLASAVLVPMAHAQAQTPAVPTTAARRITLDEALSLAEGDSETVAVAEAGVRRADGQVAVVRSGLFPQLNSALGYQRTLQTQFDGIFDSAGPTVPCAGLTVNPGAPLADRLAELERYLQCPAGNPFGGGGDNDLPFGQLNTWTASLTFAQRVYDGGELRALERQARAGRDAASLGVTTARAQLDLDVATAFYDAALADRLVAIADAAFTQAGETLRQIDLQYQVGQIAEFEVLRARVARDNQRAGVIRAGVQRDLAYLRLRQLINVPSDQPLELDANLVEPNGLLATRWTAALAEAEATLALVARTSVKQTEYGVQANQAALDATQSLFKPRVNLTSSFTTYAYDPLPAFNRRDWTVGATISLPLLDGGRRKANRAIAEATLAESRQQLELVKELAELDQRSAHAAYLAARAAWDASAGTVEQAQRAYEIANVRYGEGLSTQLELNDARLALEQAGASRAQAARDLQVSRSRLALLADLPVGAGGARAAAAGGAQVGGAQVGGGAAAQGATGTAGMTGTGVQQ; encoded by the coding sequence ATGCTCCTCGCCTCCGCGGTACTGGTGCCGATGGCCCACGCCCAGGCACAGACACCGGCCGTCCCGACGACGGCCGCGCGCCGCATCACGCTCGACGAGGCGCTGAGCCTGGCCGAGGGTGACAGCGAGACGGTGGCCGTGGCCGAAGCCGGCGTGCGCCGCGCCGACGGGCAGGTGGCCGTCGTGCGCAGCGGGCTCTTTCCGCAGCTGAACTCGGCGCTCGGCTACCAGCGCACGCTGCAGACGCAGTTCGACGGCATCTTCGACAGTGCCGGTCCCACGGTGCCGTGCGCCGGCCTGACGGTGAATCCCGGCGCGCCGCTCGCCGACCGCCTCGCGGAACTCGAGCGCTATCTCCAGTGCCCGGCGGGCAACCCGTTCGGCGGCGGCGGCGACAACGACCTGCCGTTCGGTCAGTTGAACACCTGGACGGCGAGCCTGACGTTCGCGCAGCGCGTCTATGACGGCGGTGAACTTCGAGCGCTCGAACGCCAGGCGCGCGCGGGTCGCGACGCGGCGTCGCTCGGCGTGACCACGGCGCGCGCGCAACTCGATCTCGATGTCGCCACGGCGTTCTACGACGCCGCGCTTGCCGATCGGCTCGTGGCCATCGCCGACGCGGCATTCACGCAGGCGGGCGAAACACTGCGTCAGATCGACCTGCAGTATCAGGTCGGCCAGATTGCCGAGTTCGAGGTGCTCCGCGCGCGAGTCGCGCGAGACAACCAGCGGGCGGGCGTGATTCGCGCCGGCGTGCAGCGCGATCTCGCGTACCTGCGGCTCAGGCAGTTGATCAACGTGCCGTCGGATCAGCCGCTCGAGCTCGACGCGAATCTCGTCGAGCCCAATGGCCTGCTGGCCACGCGGTGGACCGCCGCGCTCGCCGAGGCGGAAGCGACACTCGCGCTCGTGGCGCGCACATCGGTCAAGCAGACCGAGTACGGCGTGCAGGCCAACCAGGCGGCGCTGGACGCGACGCAGTCGCTCTTCAAGCCGCGCGTCAACCTCACCTCGTCGTTCACGACGTACGCGTACGACCCGCTGCCCGCGTTCAACAGGCGCGACTGGACGGTGGGGGCCACGATCTCGCTGCCGCTGCTCGACGGCGGACGCCGCAAGGCCAATCGCGCGATCGCCGAAGCGACGCTGGCCGAGAGCCGGCAGCAGCTGGAACTCGTGAAGGAACTGGCCGAACTCGATCAACGCAGCGCGCACGCCGCCTATCTCGCGGCGCGCGCGGCGTGGGACGCGTCGGCCGGCACCGTGGAGCAGGCCCAGCGCGCGTACGAGATTGCCAACGTGCGGTACGGCGAAGGGCTCTCGACGCAACTCGAATTGAACGACGCCCGCCTGGCGCTCGAGCAGGCAGGCGCGTCGCGCGCCCAGGCCGCGCGCGATCTGCAGGTCAGCCGTTCGCGCCTGGCGCTGCTCGCGGATCTGCCCGTTGGGGCGGGCGGCGCGCGCGCGGCCGCGGCGGGCGGTGCGCAGGTGGGCGGTGCGCAGGTGGGCGGCGGCGCTGCGGCGCAGGGCGCCACGGGGACGGCGGGGATGACAGGTACGGGAGTGCAGCAATGA
- a CDS encoding TetR/AcrR family transcriptional regulator — translation MLVQVEFAASRGTVTMDVREQLLEAAVKVFANAGFRGATTRRIAQEAGVNEVTLFRQFGSKEGLITEAVLRVMERLRDEAALPAVPVDPAAELLDWTARHYDFVLRHHRLIKAAMADVQSHPDMACIGDRVGASTKLRLQSYLDALCTAGLCDADLDTAVATNVLTGVVFADAMGRDVQPHCYPYPPDEAPQRYVAFFLRAIGARAAGPASAPDTVVHHG, via the coding sequence ATGTTGGTACAAGTCGAGTTCGCCGCCTCACGCGGCACCGTTACCATGGACGTGCGCGAACAACTCCTCGAGGCCGCCGTGAAGGTCTTTGCCAATGCCGGGTTCCGCGGCGCGACGACTCGTCGCATCGCGCAGGAAGCCGGCGTGAACGAAGTCACCCTCTTCCGGCAGTTCGGATCCAAGGAAGGCCTCATCACCGAGGCCGTGCTGCGCGTCATGGAGCGCCTGCGTGATGAAGCCGCCCTTCCGGCGGTGCCGGTGGACCCTGCCGCGGAGCTGCTGGACTGGACCGCGCGCCACTACGACTTCGTCCTGCGCCACCACCGGCTGATCAAGGCCGCCATGGCCGACGTCCAGTCGCACCCCGACATGGCCTGCATCGGCGATCGCGTCGGTGCCTCGACCAAGCTGCGTCTCCAGAGCTATCTCGACGCGCTGTGTACCGCCGGGCTGTGTGATGCCGATCTCGACACGGCCGTGGCCACCAACGTCCTGACCGGCGTGGTCTTTGCCGACGCGATGGGGCGCGACGTCCAGCCGCATTGCTATCCGTATCCGCCAGACGAGGCGCCGCAGCGCTACGTGGCGTTCTTCCTTCGCGCCATCGGCGCGCGTGCCGCCGGCCCCGCGTCGGCCCCAGACACGGTGGTCCATCATGGATAA
- a CDS encoding ATP-grasp domain-containing protein yields MRRLRVLCLMHDYLVPPDDDTKYDTSVPWKTEFDVKNTLDVMGHDVRVVGVADDLAVVRNATKEFAPHIVFNLMENFTEVGVFDQNIVSYLELLKTPYTGCNPRGLMLSRDKALSKQLLSYHRIPVPDFAVFRVGRAVQRPKRLTFPLIVKSLTQEASIGISQASVVESDEKLRERVHFIHHSVGTDAIVERYIPGRELYVGIVGNLALKVFPVWELNLGNLPRENWRIATERVKWSGPYQEKHGIMSGPAQGLDASLVDRIQGLCKRVYRTLDLSGYARIDLRLTDEARIYVLEANANPQIAYGEDFAESAEAAGLAYDQLLQRIINYGLAWRPERRG; encoded by the coding sequence ATGCGTCGCTTACGCGTGCTCTGTCTGATGCACGACTACCTCGTGCCGCCCGACGATGACACGAAGTACGACACCAGCGTGCCCTGGAAGACCGAGTTCGACGTCAAGAACACGCTGGACGTGATGGGGCATGACGTGCGAGTCGTGGGCGTGGCCGACGACCTTGCCGTGGTACGCAACGCCACGAAGGAGTTCGCGCCGCACATCGTCTTCAACCTGATGGAGAACTTCACCGAGGTCGGCGTGTTCGATCAGAACATCGTCAGCTACCTCGAACTGCTGAAGACGCCGTACACGGGCTGCAATCCGCGCGGCCTCATGCTGTCGCGCGACAAGGCGCTCTCCAAGCAGTTGCTCTCCTATCACCGCATCCCCGTTCCCGACTTCGCGGTGTTCCGCGTCGGGCGCGCCGTGCAGCGTCCCAAGCGCCTCACGTTCCCGCTCATCGTCAAGTCGCTCACGCAGGAAGCCTCCATCGGCATCTCGCAGGCGTCGGTGGTCGAGAGCGACGAGAAGCTGCGCGAGCGCGTGCACTTCATCCACCACAGCGTGGGCACCGACGCCATCGTCGAGCGCTACATTCCAGGCCGCGAGTTGTACGTCGGCATCGTGGGCAACCTGGCGTTGAAGGTCTTCCCCGTGTGGGAGTTGAACCTCGGCAACCTCCCGCGCGAGAACTGGCGCATCGCCACCGAACGCGTGAAGTGGAGCGGACCCTACCAGGAGAAGCACGGCATCATGAGCGGACCCGCGCAGGGCCTCGATGCCAGCCTCGTCGATCGGATCCAGGGGCTGTGCAAGCGCGTCTATCGCACGCTCGATCTGAGCGGCTACGCCCGCATCGACCTCCGCCTCACCGACGAGGCCCGGATCTACGTACTGGAAGCCAATGCGAACCCGCAGATCGCGTATGGCGAGGACTTCGCCGAATCGGCCGAAGCCGCGGGCCTCGCCTACGATCAACTCCTGCAGCGCATCATCAACTACGGCCTTGCCTGGCGCCCCGAGCGCCGCGGCTGA
- a CDS encoding DUF485 domain-containing protein, translating into MQIPRIALWLFALYLVVYVGFMAVSAFAPGLNALTPVWGLPVSLLYGLLLIGLAFLLAALYLRLAR; encoded by the coding sequence ATGCAGATTCCCCGGATCGCCCTCTGGCTGTTCGCCCTGTACCTGGTCGTCTACGTCGGCTTCATGGCCGTCAGCGCGTTCGCGCCGGGACTCAACGCCCTGACGCCCGTCTGGGGCCTGCCCGTCTCGCTCCTGTACGGCCTCCTGCTCATCGGGCTGGCCTTCCTCCTCGCCGCGCTCTATCTGCGCCTGGCCCGCTGA
- a CDS encoding cation acetate symporter — protein MVYVTSPLAVGVFISFVLGVLILSWWLGRSARSASGYYAAHGQIHWFVNGIAFAGDYLSAASFLGICGMIAFYGYDGFLYSIGYLAGWIVALFVVAEPLKQMGKFTFADALDARFHSRGIKLAAAISTLVVSLFYLIPQMVGAGVLIKPLLGFSHAAGVLIVGVVVTIIVVTAGMVSTTWVQFIKGGLLVAFCLLLTTLILQRGFDVPADVASMPRDASAVEATGQVVTDPDWPDGAWLRVQEGSGAVRTWRRLPDRRVLRTQVVTTGPAGTYVDGLPQGLGPGQQDLTPIGVVTALPDGATSSGALGPLAFLRTFSGSTIETWTSERRALSDGRVAMVYTPRTQTGADLLQPGASPTFRGVRSDKLFDKLDFLSLMLALFAGTASLPHILIRYYTVKDVMAVRKSTVVGIGAIGIFYILTLYLGLGAMTSGALDVTNNNMAAPLLARSFSNPLFAIISAIAFTTVLGTVSGLILAASGAVVHDLFTHVLKMDLTDDAKVRAGKMVAVAVGLVAMLLGIAFEKLNVSFLVGWAFNVAASANLPSLVMLLFWKRTTKQGIVAAILVGMASSLAWILCSAQAFRDVYGWAPETAPVPFSQPGIVTIPLGFLVLVVVSLLTPPRRPDDASRA, from the coding sequence ATGGTCTACGTCACCTCGCCGCTCGCCGTCGGCGTGTTCATCTCGTTCGTCCTCGGCGTCCTGATCCTGAGCTGGTGGCTCGGCCGGAGCGCGCGCTCCGCGAGCGGCTACTACGCGGCGCACGGACAGATCCACTGGTTCGTCAACGGGATCGCGTTCGCCGGTGATTACCTGTCTGCCGCGTCGTTCCTCGGCATCTGCGGGATGATCGCGTTCTACGGGTACGACGGCTTTCTCTACTCCATCGGCTACCTGGCCGGCTGGATCGTCGCGCTCTTCGTCGTCGCCGAACCGCTCAAGCAGATGGGCAAGTTCACGTTCGCCGACGCGCTCGACGCCCGCTTCCACTCGCGCGGCATCAAGCTCGCCGCCGCGATCAGCACGCTCGTCGTGAGCCTCTTCTACCTGATCCCGCAGATGGTCGGCGCCGGCGTGCTCATCAAGCCGCTGCTCGGCTTCTCGCACGCCGCCGGCGTCCTCATCGTCGGCGTGGTGGTCACGATCATCGTCGTCACCGCGGGCATGGTGTCGACGACGTGGGTGCAGTTCATCAAGGGCGGCCTGCTGGTGGCGTTCTGCCTCCTGTTGACGACGCTGATCCTGCAGCGCGGCTTCGACGTACCCGCGGACGTCGCGTCGATGCCGCGGGACGCGTCGGCCGTGGAAGCCACCGGTCAGGTGGTGACCGATCCCGACTGGCCCGATGGCGCCTGGTTACGCGTGCAGGAGGGTTCTGGCGCCGTGCGCACGTGGCGCCGGCTGCCCGACCGACGCGTCCTCCGCACGCAGGTGGTGACGACGGGCCCGGCCGGTACGTACGTCGACGGCCTGCCACAGGGCCTCGGACCGGGCCAGCAGGACCTGACGCCCATCGGTGTGGTGACGGCCCTGCCCGACGGCGCGACATCGTCGGGCGCGCTCGGTCCGCTCGCCTTCCTGCGCACGTTCAGCGGCAGCACGATCGAGACATGGACGTCCGAGCGGCGCGCGCTGTCTGACGGCCGTGTCGCGATGGTCTACACGCCGCGCACGCAGACGGGTGCCGACCTCCTGCAACCGGGCGCAAGCCCCACGTTCAGGGGCGTTCGCAGCGACAAACTGTTCGACAAACTCGACTTTCTCTCGTTGATGCTGGCGCTCTTCGCGGGCACCGCGTCGCTGCCCCACATCCTGATCCGCTACTACACCGTCAAGGACGTGATGGCCGTGCGCAAGAGCACGGTCGTGGGCATCGGTGCGATCGGCATCTTCTACATCCTCACGCTGTATCTCGGGCTCGGTGCCATGACGAGCGGCGCGCTCGACGTGACCAACAACAACATGGCCGCGCCGCTGCTCGCGCGCAGCTTCAGCAATCCGCTCTTCGCGATCATCTCTGCCATCGCGTTCACCACGGTGCTCGGCACGGTGAGCGGCCTCATCCTCGCGGCCAGCGGCGCCGTGGTGCACGACCTGTTCACGCACGTGCTGAAGATGGACCTCACCGACGATGCGAAGGTGCGCGCCGGGAAGATGGTGGCCGTGGCCGTTGGCCTCGTGGCGATGCTGCTCGGTATCGCGTTCGAGAAGCTGAACGTGTCGTTCCTCGTGGGCTGGGCCTTCAACGTCGCGGCATCGGCCAACCTGCCGTCGCTCGTGATGCTCCTGTTCTGGAAGCGCACCACCAAGCAGGGCATCGTCGCGGCCATCCTCGTCGGCATGGCGAGCTCACTCGCGTGGATCCTCTGCAGCGCGCAGGCCTTCCGCGACGTCTACGGCTGGGCGCCGGAGACGGCGCCCGTCCCGTTCAGCCAGCCCGGTATCGTCACGATTCCGCTCGGATTCCTCGTGCTCGTCGTCGTCTCGCTGCTCACCCCGCCGCGACGGCCAGACGACGCATCGCGCGCCTGA
- a CDS encoding NYN domain-containing protein, producing the protein MSETRLKIALFIDFDNIEIGVKTTLGGHFDVGAVLEAMKERGEVVTKIAYGDWTRAGDYSRSLTQHAIQMVQRNLTPGGDKNGADINLALDALEMAFTHSHINAFVIVGGDSDFMALVEKLKLYDRQVFVVGGRAFTSVILQKNCTEFIAYENLIGRRGSSSRGGASKDVKDAMPLVKRALKVLADREVMPQLGVLKSTLLQLDSTFSEREYGVSTFRDFVQKLERAQLVTLRGDDRSRLVELRDGVDVPDYVSTPATPIAAAPAPRATPAPATTEGAPAETAAAPVDAAVSGQQADGYAIVRDIFLRPGVVSRWPLYVRQAKQIIRAANEAFDERRHGFNGIVDALRYAQREGLFRLDRDRQGVIRVYPGTLLADAGIEAVPAPTATSEPAPAPKSGSGRRVAAVVDDLHEPGDVNGNVARPGDPVPSVRQSRHARGGRGRGRAAADMPAGVPDVVAAEPVDDQLLAEAPSEAPSDAPSDAAVDGVDQSPAAAADAEPATPARGARKTTRKKAAAAPRKKAATPAKKAVRKTTRR; encoded by the coding sequence TTGTCGGAAACCCGCCTCAAGATTGCCCTCTTCATCGACTTCGACAACATCGAGATCGGCGTCAAGACCACCCTCGGGGGTCACTTCGACGTCGGCGCCGTACTTGAAGCGATGAAGGAGCGCGGCGAGGTGGTCACCAAGATCGCGTACGGGGACTGGACCCGTGCCGGTGACTACAGCCGCTCCCTCACCCAGCACGCCATCCAGATGGTCCAGCGCAACCTGACGCCCGGTGGCGACAAGAACGGCGCGGACATCAACCTTGCGCTCGACGCGCTGGAGATGGCCTTCACCCACAGTCACATCAACGCCTTCGTGATCGTCGGCGGCGACAGCGACTTCATGGCGCTCGTCGAGAAGCTGAAGCTCTACGATCGACAGGTGTTCGTGGTCGGCGGACGCGCATTCACCAGCGTGATCCTCCAGAAGAACTGCACCGAGTTCATCGCGTACGAGAACCTGATCGGCCGCCGCGGCAGCAGCAGCCGCGGCGGCGCGAGCAAGGACGTCAAGGACGCCATGCCGCTCGTCAAGCGCGCGCTCAAGGTGCTCGCCGACCGCGAGGTGATGCCGCAGCTCGGCGTCCTCAAGAGCACGCTGCTGCAGCTCGACTCGACGTTCTCGGAGCGCGAGTACGGCGTCAGCACGTTCCGCGATTTCGTGCAGAAGCTCGAACGCGCGCAGTTGGTCACGCTGCGCGGCGACGACCGCAGCCGGCTCGTCGAACTGCGCGACGGCGTCGACGTTCCGGACTACGTCTCCACGCCTGCGACACCGATTGCCGCAGCGCCCGCGCCGCGCGCGACGCCAGCGCCCGCCACGACGGAAGGCGCGCCCGCGGAGACCGCGGCCGCGCCTGTCGATGCCGCGGTCTCCGGTCAGCAGGCAGACGGGTACGCCATCGTGCGTGACATCTTCCTGCGCCCAGGCGTCGTGTCGCGCTGGCCGTTGTACGTACGTCAGGCCAAGCAGATCATCAGGGCCGCCAACGAGGCGTTCGACGAGCGCCGCCACGGCTTCAACGGGATCGTCGATGCGCTGCGCTACGCTCAGCGCGAGGGGCTCTTCCGCCTGGATCGCGACCGCCAGGGCGTGATTCGGGTGTACCCGGGCACGCTGCTGGCGGACGCGGGCATCGAGGCCGTTCCGGCGCCGACGGCCACGAGCGAGCCGGCACCGGCCCCCAAGTCGGGCAGCGGACGACGGGTCGCAGCGGTAGTGGACGACCTGCACGAGCCAGGCGATGTCAACGGCAACGTGGCTCGTCCCGGCGATCCGGTGCCCTCGGTGCGCCAGAGCCGGCACGCGCGTGGTGGTCGCGGACGCGGCCGCGCGGCAGCGGACATGCCGGCCGGTGTGCCCGACGTGGTCGCGGCGGAACCGGTGGACGATCAGCTGTTGGCCGAGGCGCCGAGCGAGGCGCCGAGCGACGCGCCGAGCGACGCGGCTGTCGACGGCGTCGACCAGAGTCCTGCGGCGGCAGCCGACGCCGAACCGGCAACGCCCGCACGCGGGGCACGCAAGACCACCAGGAAGAAGGCGGCTGCCGCGCCGCGCAAGAAGGCCGCAACACCTGCGAAGAAGGCCGTCCGCAAGACGACGCGCCGCTGA